The following coding sequences lie in one Homo sapiens chromosome 6 genomic scaffold, GRCh38.p14 alternate locus group ALT_REF_LOCI_5 HSCHR6_MHC_MCF_CTG1 genomic window:
- the CYP21A2 gene encoding steroid 21-hydroxylase isoform a (isoform a is encoded by transcript variant 1; The RefSeq protein has 2 substitutions, 1 non-frameshifting indel compared to this genomic sequence): MLLLGLLLLLPLLAGARLLWNWWKLRSLHLPPLAPGFLHLLQPDLPIYLLGLTQKFGPIYRLHLGLQDVVVLNSKRTIEEAMVKKWADFAGRPEPLTYKLVSRNYPDLSLGDYSLLWKAHKKLTRSALLLGIRDSMEPVVEQLTQEFCERMRAQPGTPVAIEEEFSLLTCSIICYLTFGDKIKDDNLMPAYYKCIQEVLKTWSHWSIQIVDVIPFLRFFPNPGLRRLKQAIEKRDHIVEMQLRQHKESLVAGQWRDMMDYMLQGVAQPSMEEGSGQLLEGHVHMAAVDLLIGGTETTANTLSWAVVFLLHHPEIQQRLQEELDHELGPGASSSRVPYKDRARLPLLNATIAEVLRLRPVVPLALPHRTTRPSSISGYDIPEGTVIIPNLQGAHLDETVWERPHEFWPDRFLEPGKNSRALAFGCGARVCLGEPLARLELFVVLTRLLQAFTLLPSGDALPSLQPLPHCSVILKMQPFQVRLQPRGMGAHSPGQSQ; this comes from the exons ATGCTGCTCCTgggcctgctgctgctgcccctgctggCTGGCGCCCGCCTGCTGTGGAACTGGTGGAAGCTCCGGAGCCTCCACCTCCCGCCTCTTGCCCCGGGCTTCTTGCACTTGCTGCAGCCCGACCTCCCAATCTATCTGCTTGGCCTGACTCAGAAATTCGGGCCCATCTACAGGCTCCACCTTGGGCTGCAAG ATGTGGTGGTGCTGAACTCCAAGAGGACCATTGAGGAAGCCATGGTCAAAAAGTGGGCAGACTTTGCTGGCAGACCTGAGCCACTTACCT ACAAGCTGGTGTCTAAGAACTACCCGGACCTGTCCTTGGGAGACTACTCCCTGCTCTGGAAAGCCCACAAGAAGCTCACCCGCTCAGCCCTGCTGCTGGGCATCCGTGACTCCATGGAGCCAGTGGTGGAGCAGCTGACCCAGGAGTTCTGTGAG CGCATGAGAGCCCAGCCCGGCACCCCTGTGGCCATTGAGGAGGAATTCTCTCTCCTCACCTGCAGCATCATCTGTTACCTCACCTTCGGAGACAAGATCAAG GACGACAACTTAATGCCTGCCTATTACAAATGTATCCAGGAGGTGTTAAAAACCTGGAGCCACTGGTCCATCCAAATTGTGGACGTGATTCCCTTTCTCAGG TTCTTCCCCAATCCAGgtctccggaggctgaagcaggccaTAGAGAAGAGGGATCACATCGTGGAGATGCAGCTGAGGCAGCACAAG GAGAGCCTCGTGGCAGGCCAGTGGAGGGACATGATGGACTACATGCTCCAAGGGGTGGCGCAGCCGAGCATGGAAGAGGGCTCTGGACAGCTCCTGGAAGGGCACGTGCACATGGCTGCAGTGGACCTCCTGATCGGTGGCACTGAGACCACAGCAAACACCCTCTCCTGGGCCGTGGTTTTTTTGCTTCACCACCCTGAG ATTCAGCAGCGACTGCAGGAGGAGCTAGACCACGAACTGGGCCCTGGTGCCTCCAGCTCCCGGGTCCCCTACAAGGACCGTGCACGGCTGCCCTTGCTCAATGCCACCATCGCCGAGGTGCTGCGCCTGCGGCCCGTTGTGCCCTTAGCCTTGCCCCACCGCACCACACGGCCCAGCAG CATCTCCGGCTACGACATCCCTGAGGGCACAGTCATCATTCCGAACCTCCAAGGCGCCCACCTGGATGAGACGGTCTGGGAGAGGCCACATGAGTTCTGGCCTG ATCGCTTCCTGGAGCCAGGCAAGAACTCCAGAGCTCTGGCCTTCGGCTGCGGTGCCCGCGTGTGCCTGGGCGAGCCGCTGGCGCGCCTGGAGCTCTTCGTGGTGCTGACCCGACTGCTGCAGGCCTTCACGCTGCTGCCCTCCGGGGACGCCctgccctccctgcagcccctgccccacTGCAGTGTCATCCTCAAGATGCAGCCTTTCCAAGTGCGGCTGCAGCCCCGGGGGATGGGGGCCCACAGCCCAGGCCAGAACCAGTGA
- the CYP21A2 gene encoding steroid 21-hydroxylase isoform c (isoform c is encoded by transcript variant 4; The RefSeq protein has 1 substitution compared to this genomic sequence): MEPVVEQLTQEFCERMRAQPGTPVAIEEEFSLLTCSIICYLTFGDKIKDDNLMPAYYKCIQEVLKTWSHWSIQIVDVIPFLRFFPNPGLRRLKQAIEKRDHIVEMQLRQHKESLVAGQWRDMMDYMLQGVAQPSMEEGSGQLLEGHVHMAAVDLLIGGTETTANTLSWAVVFLLHHPEIQQRLQEELDHELGPGASSSRVPYKDRARLPLLNATIAEVLRLRPVVPLALPHRTTRPSSISGYDIPEGTVIIPNLQGAHLDETVWERPHEFWPDRFLEPGKNSRALAFGCGARVCLGEPLARLELFVVLTRLLQAFTLLPSGDALPSLQPLPHCSVILKMQPFQVRLQPRGMGAHSPGQSQ; the protein is encoded by the exons ATGGAGCCAGTGGTGGAGCAGCTGACCCAGGAGTTCTGTGAG CGCATGAGAGCCCAGCCCGGCACCCCTGTGGCCATTGAGGAGGAATTCTCTCTCCTCACCTGCAGCATCATCTGTTACCTCACCTTCGGAGACAAGATCAAG GACGACAACTTAATGCCTGCCTATTACAAATGTATCCAGGAGGTGTTAAAAACCTGGAGCCACTGGTCCATCCAAATTGTGGACGTGATTCCCTTTCTCAGG TTCTTCCCCAATCCAGgtctccggaggctgaagcaggccaTAGAGAAGAGGGATCACATCGTGGAGATGCAGCTGAGGCAGCACAAG GAGAGCCTCGTGGCAGGCCAGTGGAGGGACATGATGGACTACATGCTCCAAGGGGTGGCGCAGCCGAGCATGGAAGAGGGCTCTGGACAGCTCCTGGAAGGGCACGTGCACATGGCTGCAGTGGACCTCCTGATCGGTGGCACTGAGACCACAGCAAACACCCTCTCCTGGGCCGTGGTTTTTTTGCTTCACCACCCTGAG ATTCAGCAGCGACTGCAGGAGGAGCTAGACCACGAACTGGGCCCTGGTGCCTCCAGCTCCCGGGTCCCCTACAAGGACCGTGCACGGCTGCCCTTGCTCAATGCCACCATCGCCGAGGTGCTGCGCCTGCGGCCCGTTGTGCCCTTAGCCTTGCCCCACCGCACCACACGGCCCAGCAG CATCTCCGGCTACGACATCCCTGAGGGCACAGTCATCATTCCGAACCTCCAAGGCGCCCACCTGGATGAGACGGTCTGGGAGAGGCCACATGAGTTCTGGCCTG ATCGCTTCCTGGAGCCAGGCAAGAACTCCAGAGCTCTGGCCTTCGGCTGCGGTGCCCGCGTGTGCCTGGGCGAGCCGCTGGCGCGCCTGGAGCTCTTCGTGGTGCTGACCCGACTGCTGCAGGCCTTCACGCTGCTGCCCTCCGGGGACGCCctgccctccctgcagcccctgccccacTGCAGTGTCATCCTCAAGATGCAGCCTTTCCAAGTGCGGCTGCAGCCCCGGGGGATGGGGGCCCACAGCCCAGGCCAGAACCAGTGA
- the CYP21A2 gene encoding steroid 21-hydroxylase isoform b (isoform b is encoded by transcript variant 2; The RefSeq protein has 2 substitutions, 1 non-frameshifting indel compared to this genomic sequence) → MLLLGLLLLLPLLAGARLLWNWWKLRSLHLPPLAPGFLHLLQPDLPIYLLGLTQKFGPIYRLHLGLQDKLVSRNYPDLSLGDYSLLWKAHKKLTRSALLLGIRDSMEPVVEQLTQEFCERMRAQPGTPVAIEEEFSLLTCSIICYLTFGDKIKDDNLMPAYYKCIQEVLKTWSHWSIQIVDVIPFLRFFPNPGLRRLKQAIEKRDHIVEMQLRQHKESLVAGQWRDMMDYMLQGVAQPSMEEGSGQLLEGHVHMAAVDLLIGGTETTANTLSWAVVFLLHHPEIQQRLQEELDHELGPGASSSRVPYKDRARLPLLNATIAEVLRLRPVVPLALPHRTTRPSSISGYDIPEGTVIIPNLQGAHLDETVWERPHEFWPDRFLEPGKNSRALAFGCGARVCLGEPLARLELFVVLTRLLQAFTLLPSGDALPSLQPLPHCSVILKMQPFQVRLQPRGMGAHSPGQSQ, encoded by the exons ATGCTGCTCCTgggcctgctgctgctgcccctgctggCTGGCGCCCGCCTGCTGTGGAACTGGTGGAAGCTCCGGAGCCTCCACCTCCCGCCTCTTGCCCCGGGCTTCTTGCACTTGCTGCAGCCCGACCTCCCAATCTATCTGCTTGGCCTGACTCAGAAATTCGGGCCCATCTACAGGCTCCACCTTGGGCTGCAAG ACAAGCTGGTGTCTAAGAACTACCCGGACCTGTCCTTGGGAGACTACTCCCTGCTCTGGAAAGCCCACAAGAAGCTCACCCGCTCAGCCCTGCTGCTGGGCATCCGTGACTCCATGGAGCCAGTGGTGGAGCAGCTGACCCAGGAGTTCTGTGAG CGCATGAGAGCCCAGCCCGGCACCCCTGTGGCCATTGAGGAGGAATTCTCTCTCCTCACCTGCAGCATCATCTGTTACCTCACCTTCGGAGACAAGATCAAG GACGACAACTTAATGCCTGCCTATTACAAATGTATCCAGGAGGTGTTAAAAACCTGGAGCCACTGGTCCATCCAAATTGTGGACGTGATTCCCTTTCTCAGG TTCTTCCCCAATCCAGgtctccggaggctgaagcaggccaTAGAGAAGAGGGATCACATCGTGGAGATGCAGCTGAGGCAGCACAAG GAGAGCCTCGTGGCAGGCCAGTGGAGGGACATGATGGACTACATGCTCCAAGGGGTGGCGCAGCCGAGCATGGAAGAGGGCTCTGGACAGCTCCTGGAAGGGCACGTGCACATGGCTGCAGTGGACCTCCTGATCGGTGGCACTGAGACCACAGCAAACACCCTCTCCTGGGCCGTGGTTTTTTTGCTTCACCACCCTGAG ATTCAGCAGCGACTGCAGGAGGAGCTAGACCACGAACTGGGCCCTGGTGCCTCCAGCTCCCGGGTCCCCTACAAGGACCGTGCACGGCTGCCCTTGCTCAATGCCACCATCGCCGAGGTGCTGCGCCTGCGGCCCGTTGTGCCCTTAGCCTTGCCCCACCGCACCACACGGCCCAGCAG CATCTCCGGCTACGACATCCCTGAGGGCACAGTCATCATTCCGAACCTCCAAGGCGCCCACCTGGATGAGACGGTCTGGGAGAGGCCACATGAGTTCTGGCCTG ATCGCTTCCTGGAGCCAGGCAAGAACTCCAGAGCTCTGGCCTTCGGCTGCGGTGCCCGCGTGTGCCTGGGCGAGCCGCTGGCGCGCCTGGAGCTCTTCGTGGTGCTGACCCGACTGCTGCAGGCCTTCACGCTGCTGCCCTCCGGGGACGCCctgccctccctgcagcccctgccccacTGCAGTGTCATCCTCAAGATGCAGCCTTTCCAAGTGCGGCTGCAGCCCCGGGGGATGGGGGCCCACAGCCCAGGCCAGAACCAGTGA
- the LOC110384692 gene encoding complement C4A (Rodgers blood group)-like preproprotein, translating into MRLLWGLIWASSFFTLSLQKPRLLLFSPSVVHLGVPLSVGVQLQDVPRGQVVKGSVFLRNPSRNNVPCSPKVDFTLSSERDFALLSLQVPLKDAKSCGLHQLLRGPEVQLVAHSPWLKDSLSRTTNIQGINLLFSSRRGHLFLQTDQPIYNPGQRVRYRVFALDQKMRPSTDTITVMVENSHGLRVRKKEVYMPSSIFQDDFVIPDISEPGTWKISARFSDGLESNSSTQFEVKKYVLPNFEVKITPGKPYILTVPGHLDEMQLDIQARYIYGKPVQGVAYVRFGLLDEDGKKTFFRGLESQTKLVNGQSHISLSKAEFQDALEKLNMGITDLQGLRLYVAAAIIEYPGGEMEEAELTSWYFVSSPFSLDLSKTKRHLVPGAPFLLQALVREMSGSPASGIPVKVSATVSSPGSVPEVQDIQQNTDGSGQVSIPIIIPQTISELQLSVSAGSPHPAIARLTVAAPPSGGPGFLSIERPDSRPPRVGDTLNLNLRAVGSGATFSHYYYMILSRGQIVFMNREPKRTLTSVSVFVDHHLAPSFYFVAFYYHGDHPVANSLRVDVQAGACEGKLELSVDGAKQYRNGESVKLHLETDSLALVALGALDTALYAAGSKSHKPLNMGKVFEAMNSYDLGCGPGGGDSALQVFQAAGLAFSDGDQWTLSRKRLSCPKEKTTRKKRNVNFQKAINEKLGQYASPTAKRCCQDGVTRLPMMRSCEQRAARVQQPDCREPFLSCCQFAESLRKKSRDKGQAGLQRALEILQEEDLIDEDDIPVRSFFPENWLWRVETVDRFQILTLWLPDSLTTWEIHGLSLSKTKGLCVATPVQLRVFREFHLHLRLPMSVRRFEQLELRPVLYNYLDKNLTVSVHVSPVEGLCLAGGGGLAQQVLVPAGSARPVAFSVVPTAAAAVSLKVVARGSFEFPVGDAVSKVLQIEKEGAIHREELVYELNPLDHRGRTLEIPGNSDPNMIPDGDFNSYVRVTASDPLDTLGSEGALSPGGVASLLRLPRGCGEQTMIYLAPTLAASRYLDKTEQWSTLPPETKDHAVDLIQKGYMRIQQFRKADGSYAAWLSRDSSTWLTAFVLKVLSLAQEQVGGSPEKLQETSNWLLSQQQADGSFQDPCPVLDRSMQGGLVGNDETVALTAFVTIALHHGLAVFQDEGAEPLKQRVEASISKANSFLGEKASAGLLGAHAAAITAYALTLTKAPVDLLGVAHNNLMAMAQETGDNLYWGSVTGSQSNAVSPTPAPRNPSDPMPQAPALWIETTAYALLHLLLHEGKAEMADQAAAWLTRQGSFQGGFRSTQDTVIALDALSAYWIASHTTEERGLNVTLSSTGRNGFKSHALQLNNRQIRGLEEELQFSLGSKINVKVGGNSKGTLKVLRTYNVLDMKNTTCQDLQIEVTVKGHVEYTMEANEDYEDYEYDELPAKDDPDAPLQPVTPLQLFEGRRNRRRREAPKVVEEQESRVHYTVCIWRNGKVGLSGMAIADVTLLSGFHALRADLEKLTSLSDRYVSHFETEGPHVLLYFDSVPTSRECVGFEAVQEVPVGLVQPASATLYDYYNPERRCSVFYGAPSKSRLLATLCSAEVCQCAEGKCPRQRRALERGLQDEDGYRMKFACYYPRVEYGFQVKVLREDSRAAFRLFETKITQVLHFTKDVKAAANQMRNFLVRASCRLRLEPGKEYLIMGLDGATYDLEGHPQYLLDSNSWIEEMPSERLCRSTRQRAACAQLNDFLQEYGTQGCQV; encoded by the exons ATGAGGCTGCTCTGGGGGCTGATCTGGGCATCCAGCTTCTTCACCTTATCTCTGCAGAAGCCCAG GTTGCTCTTGTTCTCTCCTTCTGTGGTTCATCTGGGGGTCCCCCTATCGGTGGGGGTGCAGCTCCAGGATGTGCCCCGAGGACAGGTAGTGAAAGGATCAGTGTTCCTGAGAAACCCATCTCGTAATAATGTCCCCTGCTCCCCAAAGGTGGACTTCACCCTTAGCTCAGAAAGAGACTTCGCACTCCTCAGTCTCCAG GTGCCCTTGAAAGATGCGAAGAGCTGTGGCCTCCATCAACTCCTCAGAGGCCCTGAGGTCCAGCTGGTGGCCCATTCGCCATGGCTAAAGGACTCTCTGTCCAGAACGACAAACATCCAGGGTATCAACCTGCTCTTCTCCTCTCGCCGGGGGCACCTCTTTTTGCAGACGGACCAGCCCATTTACAACCCTGGCCAGCGGG TTCGGTACCGGGTCTTTGCTCTGGATCAGAAGATGCGCCCGAGCACTGACACCATCACAGTCATGGTGGAG AACTCTCACGGCCTCCGCGTGCGGAAGAAGGAGGTGTACATGCCCTCGTCCATCTTCCAGGATGACTTTGTGATCCCAGACATCTCAGA GCCAGGGACCTGGAAGATCTCAGCCCGATTCTCAGATGGCCTGGAATCCAACAGCAGCACCCAGTTTGAGGTGAAGAAATATG TCCTTCCCAACTTTGAGGTGAAGATCACCCCTGGAAAGCCCTACATCCTGACGGTGCCAGGCCATCTTGATGAAATGCAGTTAGACATCCAGGCCAG GTACATCTATGGGAAGCCAGTGCAGGGGGTGGCATATGTGCGCTTTGGGCTCCTAGATGAGGATGGTAAGAAGACTTTCTTTCGGGGGCTGGAGAGTCAGACCAAG CTGGTGAATGGACAGAGCCACATTTCCCTCTCAAAGGCAGAGTTCCAGGACGCCCTGGAGAAGCTGAATATGGGCATTACTGACCTCCAGGGGCTGCGCCTCTACGTTGCTGCAGCCATCATTGAGTATCCAG GTGGGGAGATGGAGGAGGCAGAGCTCACATCCTGGTATTTTGTGTCATCTCCCTTCTCCTTGGATCTTAGCAAGACCAAGCGACACCTTGTGCCTGGGGCCCCCTTCCTGCTGCAG GCCTTGGTCCGTGAGATGTCAGGCTCCCCAGCTTCTGGCATTCCTGTCAAAGTTTCTGCCACGGTGTCTTCTCCTGGGTCTGTTCCTGAAGTCCAGGACATTCAGCAAAACACAGACGGGAGCGGCCAAGTCAGCATTCCAATAATTATCCCTCAGACCATCTCAGAGCTGCAGCTCTCA GTATCTGCAGGCTCCCCACATCCAGCGATAGCCAGGCTCACTGTGGCAGCCCCACCTTCAGGAGGCCCCGGGTTTCTGTCTATTGAGCGGCCGGATTCTCGACCTCCTCGTGTTGGGGACACTCTGAACCTGAACTTGCGAGCCGTGGGCAGTGGGGCCACCTTTTCTCATTACTACTACATG ATCCTATCCCGAGGGCAGATCGTGTTCATGAATCGAGAGCCCAAGAGGACCCTGACCTCGGTCTCGGTGTTTGTGGACCATCACCTGGCACCCTCCTTCTACTTTGTGGCCTTCTACTACCATGGAGACCACCCAGTGGCCAACTCCCTGCGAGTGGATGTCCAGGCTGGGGCCTGCGAGGGCAAG CTGGAGCTCAGCGTGGACGGTGCCAAGCAGTACCGGAACGGGGAGTCCGTGAAGCTCCACTTAGAAACCGACTCCCTAGCCCTGGTGGCGCTGGGAGCCTTGGACACAGCTCTGTATGCTGCAGGCAGCAAGTCCCACAAGCCCCTCAACATGGGCAAG GTCTTTGAAGCTATGAACAGCTATGACCTCGGCTGTGGTCCTGGGGGTGGGGACAGTGCCCTTCAGGTGTTCCAGGCAGCGGGCCTGGCCTTTTCTGATGGAGACCAGTGGACCTTATCCAGAAAGA GACTAAGCTGTCCCAAGGAGAAGACAACCCGGAAAAAGAGAAACGTGAACTTCCAAAAGGCGATTAATGAGAAAT TGGGTCAGTATGCTTCCCCGACAGCCAAGCGCTGCTGCCAGGATGGGGTGACACGTCTGCCCATGATGCGTTCCTGCGAGCAGCGGGCAGCCCGCGTGCAGCAGCCGGACTGCCGGGAGCCCTTCCTGTCCTGCTGCCAATTTGCTGAGAGTCTGCGCAAGAAGAGCAGGGACAAGGGCCAGGCGGGCCTCCAACGAG CCCTGGAGATCCTGCAGGAGGAGGACCTGATTGATGAGGATGACATTCCCGTGCGCAGCTTCTTCCCAGAGAACTGGCTCTGGAGAGTGGAAACAGTGGACCGCTTTCAAAT ATTGACACTGTGGCTCCCCGACTCTCTGACCACGTGGGAGATCCATGGCCTGAGCCTGTCCAAAACCAAAG GCCTATGTGTGGCCACCCCAGTCCAGCTCCGGGTGTTCCGCGAGTTCCACCTGCACCTCCGCCTGCCCATGTCTGTCCGCCGCTTTGAGCAGCTGGAGCTGCGGCCTGTCCTCTATAACTACCTGGATAAAAACCTGACT gtgaGCGTCCACGTGTCCCCAGTGGAGGGGCTGTGCCTGGCTGGGGGCGGAGGGCTGGCCCAGCAGGTGCTGGTGCCTGCGGGCTCTGCCCGGCCTGTTGCCTTCTCTGTGGTGCCCACGGCAGCCGCCGCTGTGTCTCTGAAGGTGGTGGCTCGAGGGTCCTTCGAATTCCCTGTGGGAGATGCGGTGTCCAAGGTTCTGCAGATTGAG AAGGAAGGGGCCATCCATAGAGAGGAGCTGGTCTATGAACTCAACCCCTTGG ACCACCGAGGCCGGACCTTGGAAATACCTGGCAACTCTGATCCCAATATGATCCCTGATGGGGACTTTAACAGCTACGTCAGGGTTACAG CCTCAGATCCATTGGACACTTTAGGCTCTGAGGGGGCCTTGTCACCAGGAGGCGTGGCCTCCCTCTTGAGGCTTCCTCGAGGCTGTGGGGAGCAAACCATGATCTACTTGGCTCCGACACTGGCTGCTTCCCGCTACCTGGACAAGACAGAGCAGTGGAGCACACTGCCTCCCGAGACCAAGGACCACGCCGTGGATCTGATCCAGAAAG GCTACATGCGGATCCAGCAGTTTCGGAAGGCGGATGGTTCCTATGCGGCTTGGTTGTCACGGGACAGCAGCACCTG GCTCACAGCCTTTGTGTTGAAGGTCCTGAGTTTGGCCCAGGAGCAGGTAGGAGGCTCGCCTGAGAAACTGCAGGAGACATCTAACTGGCTTCTGTCCCAGCAGCAGGCTGACGGCTCGTTCCAGGACCCCTGTCCAGTGTTAGACAGGAGCATGCAG GGGGGTTTGGTGGGCAATGATGAGACTGTGGCACTCACAGCCTTTGTGACCATCGCCCTTCATCATGGGCTGGCCGTCTTCCAGGATGAGGGTGCAGAGCCATTGAAGCAGAGAGTG gaagcctccaTCTCAAAGGCAAACTCATTTTTGGGGGAGAAAGCAAGTGCTGGGCTCCTGGGTGCCCACGCAGCTGCCATCACGGCCTATGCCCTGACACTGACCAAGGCGCCTGTGGACCTGCTCGGTGTTGCCCACAACAACCTCATGGCAATGGCCCAGGAGACTGGAG ATAACCTGTACTGGGGCTCAGTCACTGGTTCTCAGAGCAATGCCGTGTCGCCCACCCCGGCTCCTCGCAACCCATCCGACCCCAtgccccaggccccagccctgTGGATTGAAACCACAGCCTACGCCCTGCTGCACCTCCTGCTTCACGAGGGCAAAGCAGAGATGGCAGACCAGGCTGCGGCCTGGCTCACCCGTCAGGGCAGCTTCCAAGGGGGATTCCGCAGTACCCAA GACACGGTGATTGCCCTGGATGCCCTGTCTGCCTACTGGATTGCCTCCCACACCACTGAGGAGAGGGGTCTCAATGTGACTCTCAGCTCCACAGGCCGGAATGGGTTCAAGTCCCACGCGCTGCAGCTGAACAACCGCCAGATTCGCGGCCTGGAGGAGGAGCTGCAG TTTTCCTTGGGCAGCAAGATCAATGTGAAGGTGGGAGGAAACAGCAAAGGAACCCTGAAG GTCCTTCGTACCTACAATGTCCTGGACATGAAGAACACGACCTGCCAGGACCTACAGATAGAAGTGACAGTCAAAGGCCACGTCGAGTACACGA TGGAAGCAAACGAGGACTATGAGGACTATGAGTACGATGAGCTTCCAGCCAAGGATGACCCAGATGCCCCTCTGCAGCCCGTGACACCCCTGCAGCTGTTTGAGGGTCGGAGGAACCGCCGCAGGAGGGAGGCGCCCAAGGTGGTGGAGGAGCAGGAGTCCAGGGTGCACTACACCGTGTGCATCTG GCGGAACGGCAAGGTGGGGCTGTCTGGCATGGCCATCGCGGACGTCACCCTCCTGAGTGGATTCCACGCCCTGCGTGCTGACCTGGAGAAG CTGACCTCCCTCTCTGACCGTTACGTGAGTCACTTTGAGACCGAGGGGCCCCACGTCCTGCTGTATTTTGACTCG GTCCCCACCTCCCGGGAGTGCGTGGGCTTTGAGGCTGTGCAGGAAGTGCCGGTGGGGCTGGTGCAGCCGGCCAGCGCAACCCTGTACGACTACTACAACCCCG AGCGCAGATGTTCTGTGTTTTACGGGGCACCAAGTAAGAGCAGACTCTTGGCCACCTTGTGTTCTGCTGAAGTCTGCCAGTGTGCTGAGG GGAAGTGCCCTCGCCAGCGTCGCGCCCTGGAGCGGGGTCTGCAGGACGAGGATGGCTACAGGATGAAGTTTGCCTGCTACTACCCCCGTGTGGAGTACG GCTTCCAGGTTAAGGTTCTCCGAGAAGACAGCAGAGCTGCTTTCCGCCTCTTTGAGACCAAGATCACCCAAGTCCTGCACTTCA CCAAGGATGTCAAGGCCGCTGCTAATCAGATGCGCAACTTCCTGGTTCGAGCCTCCTGCCGCCTTCGCTTGGAACCTGGGAAAGAATATTTGATCATGGGTCTAGATGGGGCCACCTATGACCTCGAGGGACA CCCCCAGTACCTGCTGGACTCGAATAGCTGGATCGAGGAGATGCCCTCTGAACGCCTGTGCCGGAGCACCCGCCAGCGGGCAGCCTGTGCCCAGCTCAACGACTTCCTCCAGGAGTATGGCACTCAGGGGTGCCAGGTGTGA